A DNA window from Acidimicrobiia bacterium contains the following coding sequences:
- a CDS encoding ubiquitin-like small modifier protein 1: MAVDVKFPTVLRPHVGGAASVRAEGTSVREVFDGLISTNPGLDGQLVGDDGGVHKFVNVYRDDEDIRYLDGLDTPVSDGDVISILPAVAGGCGVVTAVAPD; encoded by the coding sequence ATGGCCGTCGACGTCAAGTTCCCCACCGTTCTACGCCCGCACGTGGGCGGTGCGGCCTCCGTGCGGGCCGAGGGCACGAGCGTGCGCGAGGTGTTCGACGGCCTCATCTCGACGAACCCGGGCCTCGACGGCCAACTCGTGGGCGACGACGGCGGCGTCCACAAGTTCGTCAACGTGTACCGCGACGACGAGGACATCCGGTACCTCGACGGCCTCGACACGCCCGTGTCCGACGGCGACGTGATCTCCATCCTTCCGGCTGTGGCAGGTGGTTGCGGGGTCGTCACGGCCGTCGCTCCGGACTGA
- a CDS encoding M67 family metallopeptidase has protein sequence MGFSTPTLSLTHAHYETMVAHCLDGLPDEACGLFGGPVGDGSGDLPVGEPTGEVTHLYPTTNTDASARTYTVDSRELMRAMRDAEENGGGLIGVFHSHTHSDAYPSSTDVRQATYPEWVYALVSLKHAEPVVRAYRIRDGVIAEVRVEIRD, from the coding sequence CCTGTCGCTCACGCACGCGCACTACGAGACGATGGTGGCGCACTGCCTCGACGGACTCCCCGACGAGGCGTGCGGCCTGTTCGGCGGCCCGGTCGGCGACGGCTCCGGCGACCTGCCGGTGGGTGAGCCCACGGGTGAGGTCACGCACCTCTATCCCACGACCAACACCGACGCGTCGGCCCGCACCTACACCGTCGACTCCCGCGAGCTCATGCGGGCCATGCGCGACGCCGAGGAGAACGGTGGCGGCCTGATCGGCGTCTTCCACTCACACACCCACAGCGACGCTTACCCCTCCAGCACCGATGTGCGCCAGGCCACGTACCCCGAGTGGGTCTACGCCCTCGTGAGCCTGAAGCACGCAGAACCGGTGGTGCGCGCGTACCGCATCCGCGACGGCGTGATCGCCGAGGTCCGCGTCGAGATCCGCGACTGA